The following coding sequences lie in one Seriola aureovittata isolate HTS-2021-v1 ecotype China chromosome 5, ASM2101889v1, whole genome shotgun sequence genomic window:
- the gapvd1 gene encoding GTPase-activating protein and VPS9 domain-containing protein 1 isoform X2 yields the protein MVKPDIHTLAHHLKQERLYVASEKQLIQRLNSDVLKTAERLYRAAWIAKQQRINLDRLILTSAEASPAECCQHAKMLEDTQFIDGYKTLGFQETIYGEFLARLRENPRLVASCLVAGERLNQEHTQGVIHTVFTSLYGNCIMQEDESYLLQVLRYLVEFELKESDNPRRLLRRGTCAFSILFKLFSEGLYSAKLFLTATLHEPIMQLLVEDEDHLETDPAKVTERLTPAQQERFGEKGSEGYKQRVQAAVEANEAKLVALVNKFIGYLKQNTYCFPHSLRWIVSQMYKTLSCVERLEVGEVRTMCTDLLLTCFICPAIVNPEQYGIISDAPINEVARFNLMQVGQLLQQLAMADDDADPRRKSSLSKFDKSCVAAFLDVVIGGRAVETPPMSSMNLLEGLSRTAVYITHNQLLALVDFVRSVTAGDHLREEEHMALENLLANVPQSRTVKSNSLELTPSNTPQLSPATTPANKKNRLPIGQHLAAITSWDPTTTTLSAHIPLVTPFAARSRSRTNIAQEGEAEASSQESLQELMPEEVLVISLGTGPQTVPGMMSENEVLNLQMADGAQGDGHADDTKLHGKPDKTLRFSLCSDNLEGISEGPSNRSNSVSSLDLEGESVSELGAGPSGSNGVEALQLLEHEQATTQDNLDDKLRKFEIRDMMGLTDDRDISETVSETWSTDVLGSDFDPNMDEDRLQEIAGAAAENMLGSLLCLPGSGSVLLDPYGSTISETTSEAWSVEVLPSDSEAPDLKQEERLQELESCSGVGSTSDDTEVREVSSRPSTPGLSVVSGISATSEDIPNKIEDLRSECSSDFGGKDSVTSPDGEESGHGAHHLTSPPSQADSLLAMFDPLSSGEGSSTGTIVRPKVHYARPPHPPPDPPIPEASALGQEMRHSLFTPHCLAQAELEHTKQRHSFPDRLVRSRSSDIVCPGRRPTSDPGLNRRVAVEERDPAGAFALGPSSSPSKDSLKGEAEDRKDSDDEKSDRNRPWWKKRFVSAIPKAPIAAFRKRDKQEKDDISQERIPQEDPLPRHSSQAQAAEDILDKYRNIKRPSPSDGAAAGASYDGTGDLCVEDSVHDSPREDTLQNISTDDLPDSASQTAQQHDSKFSFSDAKKKLRLALCSADSVALPIMAPATTRNGLPDHMDPEDNEIVCFLKVQLAEAINLQDKNQMAQIQETTRCVSRFDARTCRKLLAAIAEDYRKRAPYIAYLTRCRQGLQTSQAHLERLLQRVLRDKEVANRYFTTVCVRLLLEHMESKMLDFIKAFQGCTAADDKTAAVEDFLRYLYGAMARDAIWQYASEDQLQDAQMAIERSVMNRIFKLAFYPNQDGDILRDQLFHEHIQRLSKVVTATHKALQIPEVYLKEAPWPSAQSEIRTINAYKTPRDKVQCILRMCSTIMNLLSLANEDSVPGADDFVPVLVFVLIRANPPCLLSTVQYINNFYASRLSGEECYWWMQFTAAVEFIKTIDDRK from the exons ATGGTGAAGCCAGACATCCACACTCTGGCCCACCACCTGAAGCAGGAGCGGCTGTATGTGGCGTCGGAGAAGCAGCTGATCCAGAGGCTCAACAGTGATGTGCTGAAGACAGCTGAGAGGCTGTACCGGGCTGCATGGATCGCCAAGCAGCAGAGGATCAACCTCGATCGTCTCATTCTCACCAG TGCGGAGGCCTCTCCAGCTGAATGCTGCCAACATGCCAAAATGCTGGAGGACACACAGTTTATTGATGGCTACAAGACTTTGGGCTTCCAGGAGACAATCTATGGCGAGTTTTTGGCCCGGTTGAGGGAGAACCCCAGACTGGTAGCTTCCTGCCTGGTGGCAGGAGAGAGGCTGAACCAGGAGCACACCCAGGGGGTCATCCATACAGTCTTCACCTCACTTTATGGCAACTGTATCATGCAGGAGGATGAGAGCTATTTGCTACAG GTGTTGCGGTACCTGGTAGAGTTTGAGCTGAAGGAGAGTGACAACCCTCGCCGTCTGCTGCGACGGGGAACCTGTGCCTTCAGCATCCTTTTCAAGCTCTTCTCTGAGGGCCTGTACTCAGCCAAGCTTTTCCTCACTGCCACCCTCCATGAACCCATTATGCAGCTGCTGGTGGAAGATGAAGACCACCTGGAGACGGACCCAGCCAAGGTTACAGAGCGCCTCACTCCAGCCCAGCAGGAACGCTTTGGAGAGAAGGGCTCTGAGGGCTACAAACAAAGGGTGCAGGCAGCTGTGGAGGCCAATGAAGCCAAGCTGGTAGCTCTGGTCAACAAATTTATCGGATACTTGAAGCAGAACACCTACTGCTTTCCCCACAGCCTACGCTGGATTGTGTCCCAGATGTACAAGACGCTGTCATGTGTGGAACGTCTTGAGGTAGGTGAGGTGCGCACCATGTGCACAGACCTGCTGCTGACCTGCTTCATCTGTCCCGCTATAGTCAACCCGGAGCAGTATGGTATCATCTCTGACGCTCCCATCAATGAAGTGGCCCGCTTCAATCTAATGCAG GTGGGGCAGCTTTTGCAGCAGTTGGCCATGGCTGACGATGATGCAGACCCAAGGCGGAAAAGCAGTTTGTCTAAATTTGATAAG AGTTGTGTTGCTGCCTTTCTGGACGTGGTGATTGGAGGAAGGGCAGTCGAGACCCCACCCATGTCCTCGATGAACCTTCTGGAGGGCCTCAGCAGAACTGCGGTCTATATTACGCATAATCAGCTGCTAGCACTG GTGGACTTTGTGCGGAGTGTGACTGCAGGGGACCACCTCCGGGAGGAAGAGCACATGGCTCTGGAGAACCTTTTGGCCAACGTGCCCCAGTCGCGAACTGTGAAGAGCAACAGTCTGGAGCTCACTCCCTCCAACACCCCCCAGCTCTCTCCGGCTACCACTCCTGCCAACAAGAAGAACAGGCTCCCCATAG GACAACACTTAGCTGCTATTACATCCTGGGACCCCACAACCACCACTCTGTCTGCTCACATTCCATTAGTAACCCCTTTTG CTGCTCGTAGCCGCAGCCGTACCAACATAGCCcaggagggggaggcagaggcCAGCTCCCAAGAGTCCCTACAGGAGCTGATGCCAGAGGAGGTGCTGGTGATTTCACTAGGAACTGGTCCTCAGACTGTCCCTGGGATGATGTCAGAGAATGAG GTTTTGAACCTGCAGATGGCTGATGGGGCCCAGGGGGATGGACATGCTGATGATACCAAGCTGCATGGTAAACCAGACAAAACCCTGCGCTTTTCCCTCTGCAGTGACAACCTGGAAGGCATCTCAGAGG GTCCATCCAATCGTTCCAACTCCGTGTCGTCTCTGGACCTGGAGGGAGAGTCTGTTTCTGAGCTTGGAGCTGGACCATCAGGGAGCAACGGGGTGGAGGCTCTACAACTTTTGGAGCATGAACAAG CCACCACTCAGGACAACCTGGATGACAAACTCCGCAAGTTTGAGATCAGAGACATGATGGGTCTGACCGATGATCGGGACATCTCTGAGACAGTCAGTGAAACCTGGAGCACCGATGTGCTCGGCAGTGACTTTGACCCCAACATGGATGAAGATCGGCTGCAGGAAATAGCAG GGGCAGCTGCGGAGAACATGCTCGGCAGCCTGCTGTGTCTTCCTGGCTCAGGTTCAGTGCTGCTGGACCCCTATGGCTCCACCATCTCTGAGACCACGAGCGAGGCCTGGAGCGTGGAGGTTCTGCCCAGTGACTCAG AGGCCCCAGACCTGAAGCAGGAGGAAcgtctgcaggagctggagagcTGCTCAGGGGTCGGCAGCACCTCAGAtgacacagaggtcagagaggtcaGCTCGAGACCAAGCACACCAGGCCTCAGTGTTGTCTCAG GTATCAGTGCAACCTCAGAAGACATCCCCAACAAGATCGAGGACCTGCGGTCAGAGTGCAGCTCAGACTTTGGAGGGAAGGACTCTGTGACCAGTCCAGATGGGGAGGAGTCAGGCCACG GAGCACACCATCTGACATCTCCACCCTCCCAGGCCGATTCCTTACTGGCCATGTTCGATCCCCTCTCCTCTGGTGAAG GCTCCTCCACTGGTACAATAGTGAGGCCCAAAGTGCACTATGCCCGGCCCCCTCACCCTCCACCCGACCCTCCTATCCCAGAAGCCAGTGCCCTGGGGCAAGAGATGCGCCACTCTCTCTTCACACCTCACTGCCTGGCCCAGGCTGAGCTGGAGCACACCAAGCAGCGCCACTCCTTCCCTGACAGGCTGGTCCGCAGCCGCAGCTCTGACATCGTGTGCCCAGGCCGCAGGCCCACAAGTGACCCTGGCCTTAACCGGCGGGTAGCAGTTGAAGAGCGCGACCCTGCTGGGGCCTTCGCCTTAGGACCCTCCTCATCCCCCAGCAAGGACTCTCTGAAAGGAGAG GCTGAGGACAGGAAAGACAGTGATGACGAGAAGTCTGATCGCAACAGACCATGGTGGAAGAAACGTTTTGTTTCAGCCATTCCCAAAG ctccaATCGCAGCATTTAGGAAAAGGGACAAACAGGAGAAAGATGACATTTCCCAGGAGCGTATCCCACAAG AAGACCCATTGCCCAGACACAGCAGTCAAGCGCAGGCAGCTGAAGACATCCTGGACAAGTATAGGAACATCAAGAGGCCCAGCCCGAGtgatggagctgcagctggagcttCCTATGATGGTACAGGag ATCTCTGTGTTGAAGACAGCGTGCATGACTCTCCAAGAGAAGATACTCTGCAGAACATTTCCACAGATGACCTCCCAGACTCAGCCAGCCAGACGGCACAGCAGCATGACTCCAAGTTCTCTTTCAG TGATGCAAAGAAGAAGTTGAGGTTGGCATTGTGTTCTGCAGACTCAGTGGCTCTGCCCATCATGGCCCCTGCAACCACACGAAATGGGCTGCCTGACCACATGGATCCTGAAG acaatGAGATCGTCTGCTTCCTCAAGGTCCAGCTCGCAGAGGCCATCAACCTCCAGGATAAGAACCAGATGGCCCAGATCCAGGAGACCACGCGCTGTGTCAGCCGCTTCGACGCACGCACCTGCAGGAAGCTGCTGGCTGCCATTGCGGAGGATTACAG AAAGCGAGCACCATACATAGCTTATCTAACCAGGTGTCGTCAGGGCCTGCAGACCTCTCAGGCCCATCTGGAGAGGCTCCTCCAGAGGGTGCTGAGAGACAAGGAGGTGGCGAACCGCTACTTCACCACTGTCTGTGTGAGGCTCCTTCTTGAGCACATGGAATCCAAGATGCTTGACTTTATCAAGg CTTTCCAGGGGTGCACAGCGGCGGATGACAAGACGGCAGCAGTGGAGGATTTTCTGCGCTACTTGTACGGTGCCATGGCCCGTGATGCCATTTGGCAGTATGCAAGTGAGGACCAGCTGCAGGATGCCCAGATGGCTATCGAGCGCAGCGTTATGAACCGCATCTTTAAGCTGGCCTTCTATCCCAACCAGGATGGAGATATTCTCAGAGACCA ACTTTTCCATGAACACATCCAGCGGCTCTCAAAAGTTGTGACGGCCACTCATAAAGCTCTTCAAATCCCAGAG GTTTACTTGAAGGAGGCTCCCTGGCCCTCTGCACAGTCTGAGATCAGGACCATCAATGCGTACAAGACGCCACGAGACAAAGTCCAGTGTATACTGCGCATGTGTTCCACCATCATGAACCTCCTCAGTCTGGCCAATGAAGACTCCGTCCCTGGAGCAGATGACTTTGTCCCTGTACTTGTCTTTGTCCTCATAAGG GCAAACCCGCCCTGCCTGCTGTCCACCGTTCAGTACATCAATAATTTCTACGCCAGCCGGCTGAGTGGGGAGGAGTGCTATTGGTGGATGCAGTTCACCGCGGCGGTGGAATTCATTAAGACCATCGACGATCGCAAGTGA
- the gapvd1 gene encoding GTPase-activating protein and VPS9 domain-containing protein 1 isoform X4: protein MVKPDIHTLAHHLKQERLYVASEKQLIQRLNSDVLKTAERLYRAAWIAKQQRINLDRLILTSAEASPAECCQHAKMLEDTQFIDGYKTLGFQETIYGEFLARLRENPRLVASCLVAGERLNQEHTQGVIHTVFTSLYGNCIMQEDESYLLQVLRYLVEFELKESDNPRRLLRRGTCAFSILFKLFSEGLYSAKLFLTATLHEPIMQLLVEDEDHLETDPAKVTERLTPAQQERFGEKGSEGYKQRVQAAVEANEAKLVALVNKFIGYLKQNTYCFPHSLRWIVSQMYKTLSCVERLEVGEVRTMCTDLLLTCFICPAIVNPEQYGIISDAPINEVARFNLMQVGQLLQQLAMADDDADPRRKSSLSKFDKSCVAAFLDVVIGGRAVETPPMSSMNLLEGLSRTAVYITHNQLLALVDFVRSVTAGDHLREEEHMALENLLANVPQSRTVKSNSLELTPSNTPQLSPATTPANKKNRLPIAAARSRSRTNIAQEGEAEASSQESLQELMPEEVLVISLGTGPQTVPGMMSENEVLNLQMADGAQGDGHADDTKLHGKPDKTLRFSLCSDNLEGISEGPSNRSNSVSSLDLEGESVSELGAGPSGSNGVEALQLLEHEQATTQDNLDDKLRKFEIRDMMGLTDDRDISETVSETWSTDVLGSDFDPNMDEDRLQEIAGAAAENMLGSLLCLPGSGSVLLDPYGSTISETTSEAWSVEVLPSDSEAPDLKQEERLQELESCSGVGSTSDDTEVREVSSRPSTPGLSVVSGISATSEDIPNKIEDLRSECSSDFGGKDSVTSPDGEESGHGAHHLTSPPSQADSLLAMFDPLSSGEGSSTGTIVRPKVHYARPPHPPPDPPIPEASALGQEMRHSLFTPHCLAQAELEHTKQRHSFPDRLVRSRSSDIVCPGRRPTSDPGLNRRVAVEERDPAGAFALGPSSSPSKDSLKGEAEDRKDSDDEKSDRNRPWWKKRFVSAIPKAPIAAFRKRDKQEKDDISQERIPQEDPLPRHSSQAQAAEDILDKYRNIKRPSPSDGAAAGASYDGTGDLCVEDSVHDSPREDTLQNISTDDLPDSASQTAQQHDSKFSFSDAKKKLRLALCSADSVALPIMAPATTRNGLPDHMDPEDNEIVCFLKVQLAEAINLQDKNQMAQIQETTRCVSRFDARTCRKLLAAIAEDYRKRAPYIAYLTRCRQGLQTSQAHLERLLQRVLRDKEVANRYFTTVCVRLLLEHMESKMLDFIKAFQGCTAADDKTAAVEDFLRYLYGAMARDAIWQYASEDQLQDAQMAIERSVMNRIFKLAFYPNQDGDILRDQLFHEHIQRLSKVVTATHKALQIPEVYLKEAPWPSAQSEIRTINAYKTPRDKVQCILRMCSTIMNLLSLANEDSVPGADDFVPVLVFVLIRANPPCLLSTVQYINNFYASRLSGEECYWWMQFTAAVEFIKTIDDRK from the exons ATGGTGAAGCCAGACATCCACACTCTGGCCCACCACCTGAAGCAGGAGCGGCTGTATGTGGCGTCGGAGAAGCAGCTGATCCAGAGGCTCAACAGTGATGTGCTGAAGACAGCTGAGAGGCTGTACCGGGCTGCATGGATCGCCAAGCAGCAGAGGATCAACCTCGATCGTCTCATTCTCACCAG TGCGGAGGCCTCTCCAGCTGAATGCTGCCAACATGCCAAAATGCTGGAGGACACACAGTTTATTGATGGCTACAAGACTTTGGGCTTCCAGGAGACAATCTATGGCGAGTTTTTGGCCCGGTTGAGGGAGAACCCCAGACTGGTAGCTTCCTGCCTGGTGGCAGGAGAGAGGCTGAACCAGGAGCACACCCAGGGGGTCATCCATACAGTCTTCACCTCACTTTATGGCAACTGTATCATGCAGGAGGATGAGAGCTATTTGCTACAG GTGTTGCGGTACCTGGTAGAGTTTGAGCTGAAGGAGAGTGACAACCCTCGCCGTCTGCTGCGACGGGGAACCTGTGCCTTCAGCATCCTTTTCAAGCTCTTCTCTGAGGGCCTGTACTCAGCCAAGCTTTTCCTCACTGCCACCCTCCATGAACCCATTATGCAGCTGCTGGTGGAAGATGAAGACCACCTGGAGACGGACCCAGCCAAGGTTACAGAGCGCCTCACTCCAGCCCAGCAGGAACGCTTTGGAGAGAAGGGCTCTGAGGGCTACAAACAAAGGGTGCAGGCAGCTGTGGAGGCCAATGAAGCCAAGCTGGTAGCTCTGGTCAACAAATTTATCGGATACTTGAAGCAGAACACCTACTGCTTTCCCCACAGCCTACGCTGGATTGTGTCCCAGATGTACAAGACGCTGTCATGTGTGGAACGTCTTGAGGTAGGTGAGGTGCGCACCATGTGCACAGACCTGCTGCTGACCTGCTTCATCTGTCCCGCTATAGTCAACCCGGAGCAGTATGGTATCATCTCTGACGCTCCCATCAATGAAGTGGCCCGCTTCAATCTAATGCAG GTGGGGCAGCTTTTGCAGCAGTTGGCCATGGCTGACGATGATGCAGACCCAAGGCGGAAAAGCAGTTTGTCTAAATTTGATAAG AGTTGTGTTGCTGCCTTTCTGGACGTGGTGATTGGAGGAAGGGCAGTCGAGACCCCACCCATGTCCTCGATGAACCTTCTGGAGGGCCTCAGCAGAACTGCGGTCTATATTACGCATAATCAGCTGCTAGCACTG GTGGACTTTGTGCGGAGTGTGACTGCAGGGGACCACCTCCGGGAGGAAGAGCACATGGCTCTGGAGAACCTTTTGGCCAACGTGCCCCAGTCGCGAACTGTGAAGAGCAACAGTCTGGAGCTCACTCCCTCCAACACCCCCCAGCTCTCTCCGGCTACCACTCCTGCCAACAAGAAGAACAGGCTCCCCATAG CAGCTGCTCGTAGCCGCAGCCGTACCAACATAGCCcaggagggggaggcagaggcCAGCTCCCAAGAGTCCCTACAGGAGCTGATGCCAGAGGAGGTGCTGGTGATTTCACTAGGAACTGGTCCTCAGACTGTCCCTGGGATGATGTCAGAGAATGAG GTTTTGAACCTGCAGATGGCTGATGGGGCCCAGGGGGATGGACATGCTGATGATACCAAGCTGCATGGTAAACCAGACAAAACCCTGCGCTTTTCCCTCTGCAGTGACAACCTGGAAGGCATCTCAGAGG GTCCATCCAATCGTTCCAACTCCGTGTCGTCTCTGGACCTGGAGGGAGAGTCTGTTTCTGAGCTTGGAGCTGGACCATCAGGGAGCAACGGGGTGGAGGCTCTACAACTTTTGGAGCATGAACAAG CCACCACTCAGGACAACCTGGATGACAAACTCCGCAAGTTTGAGATCAGAGACATGATGGGTCTGACCGATGATCGGGACATCTCTGAGACAGTCAGTGAAACCTGGAGCACCGATGTGCTCGGCAGTGACTTTGACCCCAACATGGATGAAGATCGGCTGCAGGAAATAGCAG GGGCAGCTGCGGAGAACATGCTCGGCAGCCTGCTGTGTCTTCCTGGCTCAGGTTCAGTGCTGCTGGACCCCTATGGCTCCACCATCTCTGAGACCACGAGCGAGGCCTGGAGCGTGGAGGTTCTGCCCAGTGACTCAG AGGCCCCAGACCTGAAGCAGGAGGAAcgtctgcaggagctggagagcTGCTCAGGGGTCGGCAGCACCTCAGAtgacacagaggtcagagaggtcaGCTCGAGACCAAGCACACCAGGCCTCAGTGTTGTCTCAG GTATCAGTGCAACCTCAGAAGACATCCCCAACAAGATCGAGGACCTGCGGTCAGAGTGCAGCTCAGACTTTGGAGGGAAGGACTCTGTGACCAGTCCAGATGGGGAGGAGTCAGGCCACG GAGCACACCATCTGACATCTCCACCCTCCCAGGCCGATTCCTTACTGGCCATGTTCGATCCCCTCTCCTCTGGTGAAG GCTCCTCCACTGGTACAATAGTGAGGCCCAAAGTGCACTATGCCCGGCCCCCTCACCCTCCACCCGACCCTCCTATCCCAGAAGCCAGTGCCCTGGGGCAAGAGATGCGCCACTCTCTCTTCACACCTCACTGCCTGGCCCAGGCTGAGCTGGAGCACACCAAGCAGCGCCACTCCTTCCCTGACAGGCTGGTCCGCAGCCGCAGCTCTGACATCGTGTGCCCAGGCCGCAGGCCCACAAGTGACCCTGGCCTTAACCGGCGGGTAGCAGTTGAAGAGCGCGACCCTGCTGGGGCCTTCGCCTTAGGACCCTCCTCATCCCCCAGCAAGGACTCTCTGAAAGGAGAG GCTGAGGACAGGAAAGACAGTGATGACGAGAAGTCTGATCGCAACAGACCATGGTGGAAGAAACGTTTTGTTTCAGCCATTCCCAAAG ctccaATCGCAGCATTTAGGAAAAGGGACAAACAGGAGAAAGATGACATTTCCCAGGAGCGTATCCCACAAG AAGACCCATTGCCCAGACACAGCAGTCAAGCGCAGGCAGCTGAAGACATCCTGGACAAGTATAGGAACATCAAGAGGCCCAGCCCGAGtgatggagctgcagctggagcttCCTATGATGGTACAGGag ATCTCTGTGTTGAAGACAGCGTGCATGACTCTCCAAGAGAAGATACTCTGCAGAACATTTCCACAGATGACCTCCCAGACTCAGCCAGCCAGACGGCACAGCAGCATGACTCCAAGTTCTCTTTCAG TGATGCAAAGAAGAAGTTGAGGTTGGCATTGTGTTCTGCAGACTCAGTGGCTCTGCCCATCATGGCCCCTGCAACCACACGAAATGGGCTGCCTGACCACATGGATCCTGAAG acaatGAGATCGTCTGCTTCCTCAAGGTCCAGCTCGCAGAGGCCATCAACCTCCAGGATAAGAACCAGATGGCCCAGATCCAGGAGACCACGCGCTGTGTCAGCCGCTTCGACGCACGCACCTGCAGGAAGCTGCTGGCTGCCATTGCGGAGGATTACAG AAAGCGAGCACCATACATAGCTTATCTAACCAGGTGTCGTCAGGGCCTGCAGACCTCTCAGGCCCATCTGGAGAGGCTCCTCCAGAGGGTGCTGAGAGACAAGGAGGTGGCGAACCGCTACTTCACCACTGTCTGTGTGAGGCTCCTTCTTGAGCACATGGAATCCAAGATGCTTGACTTTATCAAGg CTTTCCAGGGGTGCACAGCGGCGGATGACAAGACGGCAGCAGTGGAGGATTTTCTGCGCTACTTGTACGGTGCCATGGCCCGTGATGCCATTTGGCAGTATGCAAGTGAGGACCAGCTGCAGGATGCCCAGATGGCTATCGAGCGCAGCGTTATGAACCGCATCTTTAAGCTGGCCTTCTATCCCAACCAGGATGGAGATATTCTCAGAGACCA ACTTTTCCATGAACACATCCAGCGGCTCTCAAAAGTTGTGACGGCCACTCATAAAGCTCTTCAAATCCCAGAG GTTTACTTGAAGGAGGCTCCCTGGCCCTCTGCACAGTCTGAGATCAGGACCATCAATGCGTACAAGACGCCACGAGACAAAGTCCAGTGTATACTGCGCATGTGTTCCACCATCATGAACCTCCTCAGTCTGGCCAATGAAGACTCCGTCCCTGGAGCAGATGACTTTGTCCCTGTACTTGTCTTTGTCCTCATAAGG GCAAACCCGCCCTGCCTGCTGTCCACCGTTCAGTACATCAATAATTTCTACGCCAGCCGGCTGAGTGGGGAGGAGTGCTATTGGTGGATGCAGTTCACCGCGGCGGTGGAATTCATTAAGACCATCGACGATCGCAAGTGA